In a genomic window of Larus michahellis chromosome 3, bLarMic1.1, whole genome shotgun sequence:
- the PTK2B gene encoding protein-tyrosine kinase 2-beta isoform X5 → MGWLSRLFNQLSWKGCSAPSTPGVVRMSSIPEALGRPRSSSSRSLAGTLEATLGMGTLEMDKEEMRILKVCFYSNSFNMGKNFKLVKCPVTTEIREVIRSILVSGRIGPDIKLAECYGLRLKHVKSDEIHWLHPDLTVGEVQEKYECLHLEAEWRYDLQIRYLPEDFIERFKEDRTTLLYFYQQLRSEYMQNYASKVSEGMALQLGCLELRRFYKDMPQNALDKKSNFEFLEKEVGLDLFFPSQMQENLKPKQFRKMIQQTFQQYALLREEECILKFLHTLATFANIDQESYRCELIQGWNITVDLVIGPKGIRQMTSKEAKATPGLCLPPQPTCLAEFKHIKSIKCSSVEEGRAVLQLGLSGTPQSLAIKTASLAEAENMADLIDGYCRLQGHLETSLIIFPRREREKRISLPQIPAPHLEERQSTLSDSVSVDSDIYAEIPDESSRPRSGVQHYGISREDVTLGRILGEGFFGEVYEGIYTTPKGERVNVAVKTCKKDCSPENKDKFLSEAVLMKKLDHPHIVKLIGIAEEEPTWIIMELYPYGELGQYLEQNKPCLAVPTLILYALQISKALAYLEAINCVHRDIAVRNILVASPECVKLGDFGLSRYIEDEEYYKASVTRLPIKWMSPESINFRRFTTASDVWMFAVCMWEILSYGKQPFFWLENKDVIGVLERGDRLPKPDLCPPVLYTLMTRCWDYDPNERPKFKDLVCSLSDIYLMEKELAKEQERNNRHRPPKIMEPPSFQEPPPKPSRPRYKPPPQSNLLAPKLQFQVPEGLCASSPTLTSPIEYQSPANSLHTPPLNRHNVFKRHSMREEDFLRPSSREEAQKLWEMERLKMRQVLDKQQKQMVEDYQWLRQEEKALDPTVFMNNNAPPLLPEKETDYNGVAEFTGPPQKPPRFGAQSIHPAPTANLDRTDDTVYSNVMDLVRAVLQLKNEISLLPPEEYIIVVKNVGLSLRKLIGSVDEILPILPAASRTEIEGTQKLLNKDLADLINKMRLAQQNAVTSLSEECKRQMLTASHTLAVDAKNLLDAVDQAKVQANLVKLCLE, encoded by the exons GGAAGGGATGCTCAGCCCCTAGCACCCCAGGCGTGGTGAGGATGTCATCCATCCCCGAGGCGCTGGGTCGCCCCCGGAGCAGCTCCTCCCGCAGCCTGGCCGGGACCCTGGAGGCCACCCTGGGCATGGGGACGTTGGAGATGGACAAGGAGGAGATGCGCATCCTCAAGGTCTGCTTCTACAGCAACAGCTTCAACATGGGCAAGAACTTCAAGCTGGTGAAGTGTCCGGTGACGACAGAGATCCGG gaGGTGATCAGGTCCATCCTGGTGAGCGGCCGCATCGGGCCTGACATCAAGTTGGCCGAGTGCTATGGGCTCCGCCTGAAGCACGTGAAGTCGGACGAGATCCACTGGCTGCACCCAGACCTGACGGTGGGTGAAGTGCAGGAGAAGTACGAGTGCCTGCACCTGGAGGCTGAGTGGAG GTACGATCTCCAAATCCGCTATCTGCCGGAGGATTTCATAGAGCGCTTCAAAGAGGACAGGACCACCTTGCTCTACTTCTACCAGCAG CTCCGGAGCGAGTACATGCAGAATTACGCCAGCAAGGTGAGCGAGGGCATGgccctgcagctgggctgcctgGAGCTCAG GAGGTTTTATAAGGACATGCCTCAGAATGCGCTGGATAAGAAATCCAACTTCGAGTTCCTGGA GAAGGAGGTGGGCCTGGACCTCTTCTTCCCCAGCCAGATGCAGGAGAACCTGAAG CCCAAGCAGTTCCGGAAGATGATCCAGCAGACCTTCCAGCAGTACGcgctgctgcgggaggaggagTGCATCCTCAAGTTCCTCCACACCCTCGCCACCTTCGCCAACATCGACCAGGAGAGCTACCGCTGCGAGCTCATC cAAGGGTGGAACATCACGGTGGACCTGGTCATCGGACCCAAGGGCATCCGGCAGATGACGAGCAAGGAGGCCAAG GCGACGCCggggctctgcctccctccccagcccacgtGCTTGGCCGAATTCAAGCACATCAAGTCCATCAAGTGCTCCAGCGTGGAGGAGGGccgggctgtgctgcagctggggctcagCGGCACCCCCCAG TCCCTGGCTATCAAGACGGCTTCTCTGGCCGAGGCGGAGAACATGGCCGACCTCATCGATGGCTACTGCCGGCTGCAAGGGCACTTGGAAACCTCCCTCATCATCTTCCCCAGGAGAG AGCGGGAGAAGAGGATCAGCCTGCCGCAGATCCCGGCCCC gCACCTGGAGGAGAGACAGTCCACCCTGTCCGACAGCGTGAGCGTGG ATTCCGATATTTATGCTGAAATCCCCGACGAGTCTTCACGACCGAGGTCTGGAG TCCAGCACTACGGGATCTCCCGGGAGGACGTCACGTTGGGCAGGATCCTGGGAGAAGGCTTCTTCGGAGAGGTCTACGAAGGGATCTACACCACCCCG AAAGGGGAGCGGGTCAACGTGGCGGTGAAGACCTGCAAGAAGGACTGCAGCCCGGAGAACAAGGACAAGTTCCTGAGCGAAGCGG TGCTGATGAAGAAGCTGGACCACCCCCATATCGTGAAGCTCATCGGCATCGCAGAAGAGGAGCCCACCTGGATCATCATGGAGCTCTACCCCTACGGAGAG CTGGGGCAATACCTGGAGCAGAACAAGCCCTGCCTCGCCGTGCCCACCCTCATCCTCTACGCGCTGCAGATCAGCAAAGCCCTGGCCTACCTGGAGGCCATCAACTGCGTGCACAG GGATATTGCCGTGAGGAACATCCTGGTGGCCTCCCCAGAGTGTGTGAAGCTGGGCGACTTCGGGCTCTCCAGGTACATCGAGGACGAGGAGTACTATAAAG CGTCTGTCACCCGTCTCCCCATCAAGTGGATGTCACCCGAGTCCATCAACTTCCGTCGCTTCACAACGGCCAGTGACGTCTGGATGTTTg CCGTGTGCATGTGGGAGATCCTGAGCTACGGCAAGCAGCCCTTCTTCTGGCTGGAGAACAAGGACGTGATCGGGGTGCTGGAGAGGGGTGACCGCCTGCCCAAGCCTGACCTCTGCCCTCCCGTCCTCTACACCCTCATGACGCGCTGCTGGGACTACGACCCCAACGAAAGGCCCAAGTTCAAGGACTTGGTTTGCAGCTTGAG TGACATTTACCTGATGGAGAAGGAGCTGgccaaggagcaggagaggaacaACCGCCACCGGCCTCCCAAAATCATGGAGCCACCGTCCTTCCAGGAGCCACCTCCAAAG cccagcagaccCAGGTACAAGCCACCACCCCAGAGCAACCTCCTGGCTCCCAAGCTGCAGTTCCAG GTGCCGGAGGGTCTGTGTGCCAGCTCGCCCACGCTCACCAGCCCCATCGAGTACCAGTCTCCGGCCAACTCCCTGCACACCCCGCCGCTCAACCGCCACAACGTCTTCAAGCGCCACAGCATGAGG GAGGAAGATTTCCTCcgtcccagcagcagggaggaggcgCAGAAGCTCTGGGAGATGGAGAGGCTCAAGATGCGGCAGGTCCTGgacaagcagcagaagcagatggTGGAGGACTACCAGTGGCTGCGGCAGGAGGAGAAGGCCCTG GACCCGACGGTGTTTATGAACAACAACGCTCCTCCG CTGCTCCCGGAGAAGGAGACGGATTAca ACGGCGTAGCGGAGTTCACAGGGCCCCCGCAGAAGCCTCCCAGGTTTGGGGCACAG TCCATCCATCCGGCCCCCACCGCCAACCTGGACCGCACGGATGACACCGTGTACAGCAACGTCATGGACCTGGTGCGGGCTGTGCTGCAGTTGAAGAACGAGATCAGCCTCCTGCCCCCAGAAGAGTACATCATCGTGGTGAAG aaCGTGGGCCTTTCCCTGCGGAAGCTGATCGGCAGCGTCGACGAGATCCTGCCCATcctgcccgccgcctcccgcaCTGAG ATCGAGGGGACCCAGAAGCTGCTCAACAAGGACTTGGCCGACCTCATCAACAAGATGCGCCTGGCACAGCAGAACGCTGTCACCTCGCTGAGCGAGGAGTGCAAGCGGCAGATGCTGACGGCCTCCCACACCCTGGCCGTGGATGCCAAGAACCTCCTGGATGCCGTGGACCAAGCCAAGGTCCAGGCCAATCTAGTGAAGCTGTGCTTGGAGTGA
- the PTK2B gene encoding protein-tyrosine kinase 2-beta isoform X2: MAAITCSIPLPASSERGRLHPNLPGSKDTPGCLSWHRLPASSPAPLRRHATSSAPSWCPPPPLLLPPQTSAGGSGAATDVLLRHPDLPAPALLLGKRKGCSAPSTPGVVRMSSIPEALGRPRSSSSRSLAGTLEATLGMGTLEMDKEEMRILKVCFYSNSFNMGKNFKLVKCPVTTEIREVIRSILVSGRIGPDIKLAECYGLRLKHVKSDEIHWLHPDLTVGEVQEKYECLHLEAEWRYDLQIRYLPEDFIERFKEDRTTLLYFYQQLRSEYMQNYASKVSEGMALQLGCLELRRFYKDMPQNALDKKSNFEFLEKEVGLDLFFPSQMQENLKPKQFRKMIQQTFQQYALLREEECILKFLHTLATFANIDQESYRCELIQGWNITVDLVIGPKGIRQMTSKEAKATPGLCLPPQPTCLAEFKHIKSIKCSSVEEGRAVLQLGLSGTPQSLAIKTASLAEAENMADLIDGYCRLQGHLETSLIIFPRREREKRISLPQIPAPHLEERQSTLSDSVSVDSDIYAEIPDESSRPRSGVQHYGISREDVTLGRILGEGFFGEVYEGIYTTPKGERVNVAVKTCKKDCSPENKDKFLSEAVLMKKLDHPHIVKLIGIAEEEPTWIIMELYPYGELGQYLEQNKPCLAVPTLILYALQISKALAYLEAINCVHRDIAVRNILVASPECVKLGDFGLSRYIEDEEYYKASVTRLPIKWMSPESINFRRFTTASDVWMFAVCMWEILSYGKQPFFWLENKDVIGVLERGDRLPKPDLCPPVLYTLMTRCWDYDPNERPKFKDLVCSLSDIYLMEKELAKEQERNNRHRPPKIMEPPSFQEPPPKPSRPRYKPPPQSNLLAPKLQFQVPEGLCASSPTLTSPIEYQSPANSLHTPPLNRHNVFKRHSMREEDFLRPSSREEAQKLWEMERLKMRQVLDKQQKQMVEDYQWLRQEEKALDPTVFMNNNAPPLLPEKETDYTEFTGPPQKPPRFGAQSIHPAPTANLDRTDDTVYSNVMDLVRAVLQLKNEISLLPPEEYIIVVKNVGLSLRKLIGSVDEILPILPAASRTEIEGTQKLLNKDLADLINKMRLAQQNAVTSLSEECKRQMLTASHTLAVDAKNLLDAVDQAKVQANLVKLCLE, translated from the exons GGAAGGGATGCTCAGCCCCTAGCACCCCAGGCGTGGTGAGGATGTCATCCATCCCCGAGGCGCTGGGTCGCCCCCGGAGCAGCTCCTCCCGCAGCCTGGCCGGGACCCTGGAGGCCACCCTGGGCATGGGGACGTTGGAGATGGACAAGGAGGAGATGCGCATCCTCAAGGTCTGCTTCTACAGCAACAGCTTCAACATGGGCAAGAACTTCAAGCTGGTGAAGTGTCCGGTGACGACAGAGATCCGG gaGGTGATCAGGTCCATCCTGGTGAGCGGCCGCATCGGGCCTGACATCAAGTTGGCCGAGTGCTATGGGCTCCGCCTGAAGCACGTGAAGTCGGACGAGATCCACTGGCTGCACCCAGACCTGACGGTGGGTGAAGTGCAGGAGAAGTACGAGTGCCTGCACCTGGAGGCTGAGTGGAG GTACGATCTCCAAATCCGCTATCTGCCGGAGGATTTCATAGAGCGCTTCAAAGAGGACAGGACCACCTTGCTCTACTTCTACCAGCAG CTCCGGAGCGAGTACATGCAGAATTACGCCAGCAAGGTGAGCGAGGGCATGgccctgcagctgggctgcctgGAGCTCAG GAGGTTTTATAAGGACATGCCTCAGAATGCGCTGGATAAGAAATCCAACTTCGAGTTCCTGGA GAAGGAGGTGGGCCTGGACCTCTTCTTCCCCAGCCAGATGCAGGAGAACCTGAAG CCCAAGCAGTTCCGGAAGATGATCCAGCAGACCTTCCAGCAGTACGcgctgctgcgggaggaggagTGCATCCTCAAGTTCCTCCACACCCTCGCCACCTTCGCCAACATCGACCAGGAGAGCTACCGCTGCGAGCTCATC cAAGGGTGGAACATCACGGTGGACCTGGTCATCGGACCCAAGGGCATCCGGCAGATGACGAGCAAGGAGGCCAAG GCGACGCCggggctctgcctccctccccagcccacgtGCTTGGCCGAATTCAAGCACATCAAGTCCATCAAGTGCTCCAGCGTGGAGGAGGGccgggctgtgctgcagctggggctcagCGGCACCCCCCAG TCCCTGGCTATCAAGACGGCTTCTCTGGCCGAGGCGGAGAACATGGCCGACCTCATCGATGGCTACTGCCGGCTGCAAGGGCACTTGGAAACCTCCCTCATCATCTTCCCCAGGAGAG AGCGGGAGAAGAGGATCAGCCTGCCGCAGATCCCGGCCCC gCACCTGGAGGAGAGACAGTCCACCCTGTCCGACAGCGTGAGCGTGG ATTCCGATATTTATGCTGAAATCCCCGACGAGTCTTCACGACCGAGGTCTGGAG TCCAGCACTACGGGATCTCCCGGGAGGACGTCACGTTGGGCAGGATCCTGGGAGAAGGCTTCTTCGGAGAGGTCTACGAAGGGATCTACACCACCCCG AAAGGGGAGCGGGTCAACGTGGCGGTGAAGACCTGCAAGAAGGACTGCAGCCCGGAGAACAAGGACAAGTTCCTGAGCGAAGCGG TGCTGATGAAGAAGCTGGACCACCCCCATATCGTGAAGCTCATCGGCATCGCAGAAGAGGAGCCCACCTGGATCATCATGGAGCTCTACCCCTACGGAGAG CTGGGGCAATACCTGGAGCAGAACAAGCCCTGCCTCGCCGTGCCCACCCTCATCCTCTACGCGCTGCAGATCAGCAAAGCCCTGGCCTACCTGGAGGCCATCAACTGCGTGCACAG GGATATTGCCGTGAGGAACATCCTGGTGGCCTCCCCAGAGTGTGTGAAGCTGGGCGACTTCGGGCTCTCCAGGTACATCGAGGACGAGGAGTACTATAAAG CGTCTGTCACCCGTCTCCCCATCAAGTGGATGTCACCCGAGTCCATCAACTTCCGTCGCTTCACAACGGCCAGTGACGTCTGGATGTTTg CCGTGTGCATGTGGGAGATCCTGAGCTACGGCAAGCAGCCCTTCTTCTGGCTGGAGAACAAGGACGTGATCGGGGTGCTGGAGAGGGGTGACCGCCTGCCCAAGCCTGACCTCTGCCCTCCCGTCCTCTACACCCTCATGACGCGCTGCTGGGACTACGACCCCAACGAAAGGCCCAAGTTCAAGGACTTGGTTTGCAGCTTGAG TGACATTTACCTGATGGAGAAGGAGCTGgccaaggagcaggagaggaacaACCGCCACCGGCCTCCCAAAATCATGGAGCCACCGTCCTTCCAGGAGCCACCTCCAAAG cccagcagaccCAGGTACAAGCCACCACCCCAGAGCAACCTCCTGGCTCCCAAGCTGCAGTTCCAG GTGCCGGAGGGTCTGTGTGCCAGCTCGCCCACGCTCACCAGCCCCATCGAGTACCAGTCTCCGGCCAACTCCCTGCACACCCCGCCGCTCAACCGCCACAACGTCTTCAAGCGCCACAGCATGAGG GAGGAAGATTTCCTCcgtcccagcagcagggaggaggcgCAGAAGCTCTGGGAGATGGAGAGGCTCAAGATGCGGCAGGTCCTGgacaagcagcagaagcagatggTGGAGGACTACCAGTGGCTGCGGCAGGAGGAGAAGGCCCTG GACCCGACGGTGTTTATGAACAACAACGCTCCTCCG CTGCTCCCGGAGAAGGAGACGGATTAca CGGAGTTCACAGGGCCCCCGCAGAAGCCTCCCAGGTTTGGGGCACAG TCCATCCATCCGGCCCCCACCGCCAACCTGGACCGCACGGATGACACCGTGTACAGCAACGTCATGGACCTGGTGCGGGCTGTGCTGCAGTTGAAGAACGAGATCAGCCTCCTGCCCCCAGAAGAGTACATCATCGTGGTGAAG aaCGTGGGCCTTTCCCTGCGGAAGCTGATCGGCAGCGTCGACGAGATCCTGCCCATcctgcccgccgcctcccgcaCTGAG ATCGAGGGGACCCAGAAGCTGCTCAACAAGGACTTGGCCGACCTCATCAACAAGATGCGCCTGGCACAGCAGAACGCTGTCACCTCGCTGAGCGAGGAGTGCAAGCGGCAGATGCTGACGGCCTCCCACACCCTGGCCGTGGATGCCAAGAACCTCCTGGATGCCGTGGACCAAGCCAAGGTCCAGGCCAATCTAGTGAAGCTGTGCTTGGAGTGA
- the PTK2B gene encoding protein-tyrosine kinase 2-beta isoform X3: protein MAAITCSIPLPASSERGRLHPNLPGSKDTPGCLSWHRLPASSPAPLRRHATSSAPSWCPPPPLLLPPQTSAGGSGAATDVLLRHPDLPAPALLLGKRKGCSAPSTPGVVRMSSIPEALGRPRSSSSRSLAGTLEATLGMGTLEMDKEEMRILKVCFYSNSFNMGKNFKLVKCPVTTEIREVIRSILVSGRIGPDIKLAECYGLRLKHVKSDEIHWLHPDLTVGEVQEKYECLHLEAEWRYDLQIRYLPEDFIERFKEDRTTLLYFYQQLRSEYMQNYASKVSEGMALQLGCLELRRFYKDMPQNALDKKSNFEFLEKEVGLDLFFPSQMQENLKPKQFRKMIQQTFQQYALLREEECILKFLHTLATFANIDQESYRCELIQGWNITVDLVIGPKGIRQMTSKEAKPTCLAEFKHIKSIKCSSVEEGRAVLQLGLSGTPQSLAIKTASLAEAENMADLIDGYCRLQGHLETSLIIFPRREREKRISLPQIPAPHLEERQSTLSDSVSVDSDIYAEIPDESSRPRSGVQHYGISREDVTLGRILGEGFFGEVYEGIYTTPKGERVNVAVKTCKKDCSPENKDKFLSEAVLMKKLDHPHIVKLIGIAEEEPTWIIMELYPYGELGQYLEQNKPCLAVPTLILYALQISKALAYLEAINCVHRDIAVRNILVASPECVKLGDFGLSRYIEDEEYYKASVTRLPIKWMSPESINFRRFTTASDVWMFAVCMWEILSYGKQPFFWLENKDVIGVLERGDRLPKPDLCPPVLYTLMTRCWDYDPNERPKFKDLVCSLSDIYLMEKELAKEQERNNRHRPPKIMEPPSFQEPPPKPSRPRYKPPPQSNLLAPKLQFQVPEGLCASSPTLTSPIEYQSPANSLHTPPLNRHNVFKRHSMREEDFLRPSSREEAQKLWEMERLKMRQVLDKQQKQMVEDYQWLRQEEKALDPTVFMNNNAPPLLPEKETDYNGVAEFTGPPQKPPRFGAQSIHPAPTANLDRTDDTVYSNVMDLVRAVLQLKNEISLLPPEEYIIVVKNVGLSLRKLIGSVDEILPILPAASRTEIEGTQKLLNKDLADLINKMRLAQQNAVTSLSEECKRQMLTASHTLAVDAKNLLDAVDQAKVQANLVKLCLE, encoded by the exons GGAAGGGATGCTCAGCCCCTAGCACCCCAGGCGTGGTGAGGATGTCATCCATCCCCGAGGCGCTGGGTCGCCCCCGGAGCAGCTCCTCCCGCAGCCTGGCCGGGACCCTGGAGGCCACCCTGGGCATGGGGACGTTGGAGATGGACAAGGAGGAGATGCGCATCCTCAAGGTCTGCTTCTACAGCAACAGCTTCAACATGGGCAAGAACTTCAAGCTGGTGAAGTGTCCGGTGACGACAGAGATCCGG gaGGTGATCAGGTCCATCCTGGTGAGCGGCCGCATCGGGCCTGACATCAAGTTGGCCGAGTGCTATGGGCTCCGCCTGAAGCACGTGAAGTCGGACGAGATCCACTGGCTGCACCCAGACCTGACGGTGGGTGAAGTGCAGGAGAAGTACGAGTGCCTGCACCTGGAGGCTGAGTGGAG GTACGATCTCCAAATCCGCTATCTGCCGGAGGATTTCATAGAGCGCTTCAAAGAGGACAGGACCACCTTGCTCTACTTCTACCAGCAG CTCCGGAGCGAGTACATGCAGAATTACGCCAGCAAGGTGAGCGAGGGCATGgccctgcagctgggctgcctgGAGCTCAG GAGGTTTTATAAGGACATGCCTCAGAATGCGCTGGATAAGAAATCCAACTTCGAGTTCCTGGA GAAGGAGGTGGGCCTGGACCTCTTCTTCCCCAGCCAGATGCAGGAGAACCTGAAG CCCAAGCAGTTCCGGAAGATGATCCAGCAGACCTTCCAGCAGTACGcgctgctgcgggaggaggagTGCATCCTCAAGTTCCTCCACACCCTCGCCACCTTCGCCAACATCGACCAGGAGAGCTACCGCTGCGAGCTCATC cAAGGGTGGAACATCACGGTGGACCTGGTCATCGGACCCAAGGGCATCCGGCAGATGACGAGCAAGGAGGCCAAG cccacgtGCTTGGCCGAATTCAAGCACATCAAGTCCATCAAGTGCTCCAGCGTGGAGGAGGGccgggctgtgctgcagctggggctcagCGGCACCCCCCAG TCCCTGGCTATCAAGACGGCTTCTCTGGCCGAGGCGGAGAACATGGCCGACCTCATCGATGGCTACTGCCGGCTGCAAGGGCACTTGGAAACCTCCCTCATCATCTTCCCCAGGAGAG AGCGGGAGAAGAGGATCAGCCTGCCGCAGATCCCGGCCCC gCACCTGGAGGAGAGACAGTCCACCCTGTCCGACAGCGTGAGCGTGG ATTCCGATATTTATGCTGAAATCCCCGACGAGTCTTCACGACCGAGGTCTGGAG TCCAGCACTACGGGATCTCCCGGGAGGACGTCACGTTGGGCAGGATCCTGGGAGAAGGCTTCTTCGGAGAGGTCTACGAAGGGATCTACACCACCCCG AAAGGGGAGCGGGTCAACGTGGCGGTGAAGACCTGCAAGAAGGACTGCAGCCCGGAGAACAAGGACAAGTTCCTGAGCGAAGCGG TGCTGATGAAGAAGCTGGACCACCCCCATATCGTGAAGCTCATCGGCATCGCAGAAGAGGAGCCCACCTGGATCATCATGGAGCTCTACCCCTACGGAGAG CTGGGGCAATACCTGGAGCAGAACAAGCCCTGCCTCGCCGTGCCCACCCTCATCCTCTACGCGCTGCAGATCAGCAAAGCCCTGGCCTACCTGGAGGCCATCAACTGCGTGCACAG GGATATTGCCGTGAGGAACATCCTGGTGGCCTCCCCAGAGTGTGTGAAGCTGGGCGACTTCGGGCTCTCCAGGTACATCGAGGACGAGGAGTACTATAAAG CGTCTGTCACCCGTCTCCCCATCAAGTGGATGTCACCCGAGTCCATCAACTTCCGTCGCTTCACAACGGCCAGTGACGTCTGGATGTTTg CCGTGTGCATGTGGGAGATCCTGAGCTACGGCAAGCAGCCCTTCTTCTGGCTGGAGAACAAGGACGTGATCGGGGTGCTGGAGAGGGGTGACCGCCTGCCCAAGCCTGACCTCTGCCCTCCCGTCCTCTACACCCTCATGACGCGCTGCTGGGACTACGACCCCAACGAAAGGCCCAAGTTCAAGGACTTGGTTTGCAGCTTGAG TGACATTTACCTGATGGAGAAGGAGCTGgccaaggagcaggagaggaacaACCGCCACCGGCCTCCCAAAATCATGGAGCCACCGTCCTTCCAGGAGCCACCTCCAAAG cccagcagaccCAGGTACAAGCCACCACCCCAGAGCAACCTCCTGGCTCCCAAGCTGCAGTTCCAG GTGCCGGAGGGTCTGTGTGCCAGCTCGCCCACGCTCACCAGCCCCATCGAGTACCAGTCTCCGGCCAACTCCCTGCACACCCCGCCGCTCAACCGCCACAACGTCTTCAAGCGCCACAGCATGAGG GAGGAAGATTTCCTCcgtcccagcagcagggaggaggcgCAGAAGCTCTGGGAGATGGAGAGGCTCAAGATGCGGCAGGTCCTGgacaagcagcagaagcagatggTGGAGGACTACCAGTGGCTGCGGCAGGAGGAGAAGGCCCTG GACCCGACGGTGTTTATGAACAACAACGCTCCTCCG CTGCTCCCGGAGAAGGAGACGGATTAca ACGGCGTAGCGGAGTTCACAGGGCCCCCGCAGAAGCCTCCCAGGTTTGGGGCACAG TCCATCCATCCGGCCCCCACCGCCAACCTGGACCGCACGGATGACACCGTGTACAGCAACGTCATGGACCTGGTGCGGGCTGTGCTGCAGTTGAAGAACGAGATCAGCCTCCTGCCCCCAGAAGAGTACATCATCGTGGTGAAG aaCGTGGGCCTTTCCCTGCGGAAGCTGATCGGCAGCGTCGACGAGATCCTGCCCATcctgcccgccgcctcccgcaCTGAG ATCGAGGGGACCCAGAAGCTGCTCAACAAGGACTTGGCCGACCTCATCAACAAGATGCGCCTGGCACAGCAGAACGCTGTCACCTCGCTGAGCGAGGAGTGCAAGCGGCAGATGCTGACGGCCTCCCACACCCTGGCCGTGGATGCCAAGAACCTCCTGGATGCCGTGGACCAAGCCAAGGTCCAGGCCAATCTAGTGAAGCTGTGCTTGGAGTGA